The following DNA comes from Triticum aestivum cultivar Chinese Spring chromosome 3D, IWGSC CS RefSeq v2.1, whole genome shotgun sequence.
CTGTATTGCAACCATTTAGCCATGATAGCAGAAAACGAAACACTGCATAAGCCCTTTCAGACCACAGATTCAGGGAACTCGGTCATTAGTACCTTCAACAACAAGGCACAACAAACACTTGCAAGAAGGAGCATTGCACGGTTCATGCTAACTCAAACAGTTCTTCATGATGAGGATTATGATGGCATGGTTGGCATGATGATGACCTGATTGCTGAGCTCTTTGGAAACAGCCGCCGTCAATGTCAATTACACTACAGATCTCCATCTGTACATCCTGAGATCCACTGAGCGCGGTTGTTGCTCTGATCAACAAAAAAACAGACACAGTACATGCAGTGCAGCGGCAAGCAAAAACACTCAGTAGATGCTTAATGTATCTTCTTGGTAAGCTGTAGCCTGATGATCCAATCTATTATATTTTCACATCTTCTccaaggaaaaagaaaaaggaaaaagatatTTACTGCAACGGATATGACTGCATGCAAGTGTCCGAGATTTTATTATCTGCAGTTGGACCATCCTTACAGTGTCACTACATTTGCACCCCAGAACATGGACTCCCAACTAGGAACTGAAAAAAAAAAACATTATGGTACATTCTGTTGTGAATCTCCTTCAGTGGACAGAAATACCACATGGCCAGGACAAAGTTACAAGTGGAGCATTCAGTTTCTTCTGCAGCTAAAGAGAAATAATTCGGTCGGACTGACCGGATGGGTCAGAGGCTCAGACCCCTGGTGGTATCACCAAAATCCTCCACTTGACAattgatcttcagttggtggtgacACAACTGAACATCCTGTTGTCACTCGGCAGAGAGAGAGGTCTTCAGGGAACATTCAGGAGTCCACAGCACCATCTTGATCAACATGTTTGTGCAAATCATCTTGTCGAAGAACCACGGAAGGGCTAATGCTGCCGGTGTTTGTGAATGCGCACAGAGCTTTCCAGATTGGGAGCAACAGTTTGACGGGTGGATGCAGGTTCTGCACATTAGGCTCTTTCAGACCACAGGTTCCTGACATTGCACTTGAAAATCAATTGAAAGCAGGCGGGAGTTACCTGAAAAACGAGCATGGTCTCGTCTTCATCGCGTAGAAGCAATGCCAAGCTCCAGTAGCAGGTAACAGGGGTCACGCACTCATTCAGCACCGGCTGTAGGATCTTGCTGATGGGCACAAACTTGCGATCTACTCTTCCACTGTGGAAGATAACATACATGTCAAAGAGATAAAAAGGATCAACAAGCCTCTGTTTTCTGTACCTTAATGAAAAGAACGGAAAGGGCAAGAAGCCAAGAAGGCGATGATCATTTCTAGCTGACGCAAAACAACTTTATCAGTTGGAAATCTTGTCACTCACAAGTACTGACAAGAGAGCAGTACTTTATTTCTGGTAAAATGCAAAGTACTTATTTAGTTAGGTATGCAAAGCCTTTAATTCCATATATCTATTTGCAACTGTTAAACGCTTTTGCAATGCCATAACACATTTTAACGAATGACAAATGCTGATAGCAAAAGAGGAATCTGGATGTACACATGTAGACTCCATACTGGTTCTTTCATACCTCCAAAAGTGTTGTTCTAGCTGAATACCAAAAGCTGGCATGATCACCAATGACTCTGCACATATAAGCATCTTCAACTTGGATGGTGATAAACAAGAGTATCCCATTGTTATGCAACTTTAAGGTGAAAGTTCACCGAAAAGCACAAAAATGGGATAATAAAGAAACAGCATCAGCATCCAACCTTTCTTCACAGGATTGTATTGCAAGCATTTAGAGATGATAGCAGAAAATGGAACGCTCCAAAAGGAACCAAGGCATAAACTCTCCTGAAACATTTAAGCACGGCAAGTCATTAGAGTGGGACAATCACAGGCATGAAAAATTACGCTAACCTACACCACCTGAATCTAAACCACAGCATGGTGATAGCATCATCAATAAAACATTTATAGTATTATTTTTTAAGGAACCTAACATAGTTCTTTGCATCTGCTTCCGTATTCCTAAGAGCCCAAACAACTGATGAAAACATATGAGCACCTAATTCCATCAGATTAATAGTGAAAACATTAATCAACCATAGTTGGGATTTGTGAATGATTCCGAGAAAACTAACCTTTGACAACAAGGTACGGCAAACATTCGCAAGAAGACATGTCGCACCGACATATGAAAACAGCACCCGGAACGCGCTCCTCTCAACAAAGATATCATGAATATTAACTCCACTCTCGCAGCGGTGCGTGTATCTGTAAATGCCACTAGAAATCCCCTGTGATTTCTGCTTCATGGTCTCAGCGCATCAAACGATCACAAGCTGCTCGTACAGGCCAGGTCACAGTCAAACCACCTACGGCACATTAGCATTGGGCATCAGCATGCTATGTTGTGAAGTGACCGAGACAGTAGCAAGCACCACATTGGTACAATAAATACAGACGATGATCTGGAAAAACTGAAAAAAGGAAACAGATCACTTGTTGCATAGTGCACTGTCTGCCCGTTGGAAAAACAGAACAAAAGTACTAATTCATCTCAACTCTTGACGGGTGAAACATTCTTGCAGCGCACTGTGATGTTGAAGGAACAATTAATTACGCATCCAACACTACTAGTAGTAATGAACTGCATCAGCAAATCTGATGCAGACACACTGATGCCGAAGCAAGAGAGAGATACATATGGGGATAGATAGATGATTTCCCGGCCTCTGCGTCGTAAGATGCACATAGGAGACAAATCTGGGGACAGTTGATGGATGGATTTTCACAAGCAATCAAGCGCCCCATCAGCATGGAATTAAAACTTGGAGCGGCGGAATGAGGGACCGGGGCGAAGAAACCCTAACCAATCGACGCACTTAGGGTTTGGGGAGGCGGGTGTACCTGCACGGGAGGGAGGAGTGGAAGAAGGTCGCCGGCGCCCGGCGGAGTAGAGGATCCTCCACGGTGTCCTCAGCTGGTCGTCGCTCTCGCAGCTGCTCGCTGATGAAAAAAACAAATGGAATTTCGCAATGGTTTTTTATTTCTTCTGCGTACTCTGCTGATTGTCTTGCCCCGCCTTGAGCAGACCACACTTTGGTTCAGTCACACGTTGATTGTTCAGCACATCTATCTTTTTTTGGTTCACACACGGTCTGGCTTGAAATCTTGGGGTCGTATTGCGTGGCAAATCTCAATTCTTGATGGATGGTTCTGCCACTAGCTACGAGCACGAGCAGTATGCATGAATTCAACACATCAAATAGCATTATCCATTCATTGACACCACTCCATCATAGTTTACAGCAAGCAATCGTTACAAGTTTACAACGGTAAtaatgcaaagaagaagaagaaactgcGTCCCTAATTGGGCCACACCAATCGATGCTTCCTGCTTTGAGCTTTCACTCTACACAAGCTGTTACAGTACAATACAACATGAAAGGGTTGAGGTACATTGTACATATTATAGTGTTTGAAGCTAGTTTTCTCTAAGAATCTCAGGAGAGCGAATCAAACAAACTCTTCCTGGTCACGGACGATTCACCATTTCCTCGTGCGCTTCTCCTTCCTCCATTCCCATGGCTTCTCGGGGTTAGGCAGCGCCCACAGGCCCAACCCGCCCGCTTGTGCCTGCTTCTCCCACTGAACAAGTTTCAGTCTGTAAAGGTCTTTTCAAGTGCATATGGTAGGTTGAACAATTGTTCAGAGTGCGCTATACTGCCCTTCAGTCAAGTAAAACTGAGGCTGTTAGTTGTGACACTGCTTACCTCGGCAAGCTCTGGACGTTGATCGTAGGCAGTGTAGTGCCATGTGAGACCTTTCTTTAGCATGTGTTCCTGTTTCAAAAGCAAGATGAGAACTTATTTGTTTCTTAGTCAAAAGTTCGCAAAGCGGTTAACAATCCCATAAGTATGTACGTATCTTCAAACGAGGAAATACAACATGTTTGTTGCAGAATTTAATAGTACTATTTTAAGCTTGTTGCTCTGATTTATGTTCCGGTAAAAGTTGTAAGGGTTTTCAAAGTCTTTAATACATTCAGTTTCATGTACTGTAAATGTGCAATTTCATGATTACTGATCTTTTAAGAAAGACAAACAGCACATGGAGCAAATGTAATTTTGGTACTCGCATAGATTATTTCCAGCATAACAGACCTCCAAAAGGTGACTCTGATGTGCATGATAAGAGAGTATGACATATTACCTGCACGAACACACCATTGCAGTCAACATCTCCAACTAATCGACCATACCGGTCAGTATCATATATGGAAATCTTTAACGTTCTTCCCTGCACCAGCTTCACTAGCTCCTCTTTCGCCTCTCTACCATAAGGCATCGAGTTCTCCGGTGCATCAATCCCTCTGTATTACATTCATTTCAATCCATAAAATCTTAACTGCGGTCCAACAAGAACAAAGTCCTTAATCATCAATTGGGACCAACCAACCAAAATATGGGACATACCTTAGCCTGACCCGGTACTTCTTCGCGAGAACCTGTTCCCCTGTCAAGCCAGGAACTTGCCTGCATTCAGAAGATGTTTCAGAAGTTTCAGACTTTCAGTAGCCGACACCACACACAAAGAGATTGTTGCTTTATCCTAATGTGAAGTTACCTATATCCAGCATCCACTATAATCTTCTGCAGCGTGTCAGCCTTCTCATAGTTCTTGGCCGCCCGCGCCTTGGTTCGCTCTGCAGCGGCTTCCTGAACTTCACAGGGCACGTTGCCGGACTCACGAGGGTCAGCCGTGTCAACATACACTGTGATCGTGTCACCGTCAGCCACAGCCTTTGCATCCACCTAAGAAACTACCATACAAATTGTGAGTGATAATACATTCGTGGCCAATGCAGGAGACACCAAAACAGGGAGGGCCTTACAGGGAGCGTGTGCAGCTCATACTTCACACCGTGAGATTTGGGCGTGGGAATGTAACCACCAGGTGCCAATGAAACTCTCCAAAAGGAGCCCAGGAATGGCATCTTCTCTCGCAAGAATGAAATCAAGACATGGAATTAGGGAATGGTTCGGTCAGCCAATGCAGCACAGTTCTTCGGCGCCTGGATCTGCAATGCTACTGAATATTGATACCCTAGGGAAGGATCAACAGCCAATCGAGGCATATTACAGAAAAAAATCATTGGCGCCGCTGATTTCCTGCACGCACTAGTGGCTAGTACCAGTTGGGAATGGGATTATTCAGGCATTCAGCTTCTGAGATACCTTGGGGAGCAGGGTGTGGCGAGAGATCGCGACGAGGAGAATGGCGCCGATGAGGCACAACAGAGGCGTCGACGCGCGCCTCCTGGCGGCGCCGCCATGGGCACGGGCTCCCCTGTCGCGGCGAAGAAGCCTGCGAGTGTGAGAGGCGTACATACCACCGGGCACTTGGACTGGCGGAACACCCTCGGGCGCCACGCCGCGTGGAGCCGGGCCTGCGGCACGCCGAGGCCGCCCACTCCGCGCGGGGGGCAGCAAGAGAGGCTCGCCGGCGCCGGGAGCTCAGCAGCGTGCGAGTGCGGCGGCGCCGCGTTCGAGCGGAACTGGGCTCTTTTTTCAGTGCAGCCGAACTGGCGTGTCGGATGCGGGTGGTGGGACGTACTGACATAGCCCATGGGCCGTATAGTCGTGTACGTTGGCTTGCGCGCTTTCTAAAGCCATATTGGGACCGGGCCGTCGCAGCCATCATCAACCTCACATCTTCATACCCTGTAAAAAAATTGAAAtcacatttccatagccattttcaCTATCATAGCCTCCATCCCCGTTAGATTAATTACTTGCAATTAGATTAATTACTTATAATCAAAATTCCATCGCGAGGCCCATGGAATTACAATAGACATTCATGTATGTATCCTCAAGCTCTGAGAGAAAGAAAGAGATAAAACCGTAGCTATTATGACGAATCATTTCTATAANNNNNNNNNNNNNNNNNNNNNNNNNNNNNNNNNNNNNNNNNNNNNNNNNNNNNNNNNNNNNNNNNNNNNNNNNNNNNNNNNNNNNNNNNNNNNNNNNNNNNNNNNNNNNNNNNNNNNNNNNNNNNNNNNNNNNNNNNNNNNNNNNNNNNNNNNNNNNNNNNNNNNNNNNNNNNNNNNNNNNNNNNNNNNNNNNNNNNNNNNNNNNNNNNNNNNNNNNNNNNNNNNNNNNNNNNNNNNNNNNNNNNNNNNNNNNATGAGACTACATAGTCGAAAGTGTAATCAACTCTTATTTACGGTACACAGTATCTCTTGATCACAACAACGTGAGCAAGGGAATATAAGATTCTTTTTAAACAGACCATGAAAAATTCCTGAAATGGTAAGTTGGCCTTGGTATGAAGGTAGACGACACAAAGGTTGTTGTCGCTGGCCCGGGTTCAAAGTATCACTCTGCAATTTCTCCTATAAGAATAAGGCAGAGTGGCTTCTAGTTCCCCCATTTTCATTTGTTCAAAATAAGTTTCCTCAAATGAAAGCACAATGCATTTCATGAATTTCATTAGTGTTTTTTTTTCTGAATCTCATTACAGTTTAGATGCAAATATTCCATCATTTGCGCATTcatggaagaaaaacaaaagactATTTGGACAGGATCATGAACATATTTCTCCAACGATTTTCATCACAAAACAAACCATGGCCGGAATGATCTCTACTtatgtatatactccctccgtccgaaaatacacgtcggagaaatggatgtatccagatatattttagttctagatacattcgcttttatccatttctcggacaagtatttccggacggagggagtacataaatgTTCTGGTTCTGCCAAATTCAAATAATCTTAACCATCAGTGCAGCTACATCCCATGCAGTATATTCAGAAATTACTAGTAGGACCAAAAGTCCATTCTACCGTTACATTCAAGAAAATTCATGCATATTTTCTACATTCATATGATCAATCAAGGATAAACACTCTGATTCACCACATCAAGAACGAACATATGCAATCATGGATAAACTGCAGCACAAGTGAACCCTGTCCGCCGAGGGGATACATCGTGAATTTCACATTTTGAATGGTAAACGATCATACCGGCCAGATAAGGGCAATATGGTGTGTTCCTCTCATCCTCTGATTTGCTAGCATACTTCTCTGTATCTACTACAGTTCATTCTCACCCCGGCCATGCTGATGTAAGCAGGCCATACGGATACTAGAATTTGAACAGCTTACTGTGCACATTCAACACTAGCCGGCACGTCAACGAGACTCTTGTCGTGGTCCTGCGGAAGGTGCCACTTGGCTCAGAGCTAGCACTGCTATCTGCTTTGCCTGGGCTGTAATCATGGCTTAGATGCTTGAATTGTGGGCACTGTGAGATATTTGCAACCTGTGGAATGCAAATGACGCAGATTGTTAGTTTGCTCGTATTCGGAGTGCTTTGCAGTGGGCAAAAGTTTCACCTTGTCTAGATTATGCAGCTCATTGTCTTGTATACCATGTAGGAAGTCTGCAAATGTCATGAAAATATAAATAATTAAGGCCTAGTTTTGTCACACACAAAAAGGGACAGCCTTAGTCTGAAGAGGTTTTTATCTAGCTAGCTAATTCAGGAAAGGAGCTACAGGGCTAACCTGTATAAGCCTGATCTTTGAATATTAAGAGGCTGCAGGGCATTAGTAGAAGTGACGAAGAAGCAGGACCAGCTTCCTTCGTGCCTTCAACCTTATAGGAACCATTACTCTCCTGCAACTCATCAGATTGTGTATTTTGGAGATATGTATGTTCGAGCTCTCTTAGCTTTCCATGGGGTGTGAAATCAAGCACAACTGGTGAAGCAAGGGATATGATAGCGACAACAGGAAAATAGGCAGGACCATCTTGGTGTGGCTGAAAGGTGCAGTGTTATTGTAGTTCAGTGAAGCGCAAACCATAAAAGAAGTACCAGAGAAATGAACAATATGGAGCTGATGATTACTAACCATGATCCCTTGATTAGGATGATACTCATTAATCAGAACATGATTGATTGCTGAAGGAAATAAACCAGTCCACTGGCAGATTCTGTCAGTTATCTTTGTAAGCCATGGAGGTACTGCAATATTAGACAAATACAATTTCAATGCTAAAAACTGATGACTACCTAACTAAGAAAAAAAGAATGTACACTGTTTGTAATTTTAAGCACTCTTCGTATTTCTAGTTCCtgagaaaacactttttttgtctTCTGTACAACGCCAAGCATGCATAAATAGTTAAATCACTTAAATACCAGCCAGAAAACTGCAAACATGAAATTCATCCTTATGATGCAATAGACCAAAAACAATAATGTACACAAAAGAGAACGCAATCTGTTGTTGGGGATCACATGCTTGTGCAATGACACTACGCGAACGTTATCTGGTATTGGATGGCGGCGTTGTCGCTGATCGAGCATCTCAGCCAGGTAGCTACTGTTTTTTTGCTCTTTGCCCTCCTGTACCTCCCCTCTTTTCTTGTCTTCCTTCTCCGCGTTCCTGTCTCTGTAACCTCCCAGAGTTGAGATCTTCCCAGCTCTTTTATTGACAATGAATAGCCCGATGCAGTTATTTCTCAAAAATAAAATACAATATTTTTGTTTCACTAACAGAAAGAGAACATAAAACAGTGCATATTGCTTTTGTAATTTATTTAACTGAGCATACAAGATCTTTTTACATGTCTCTACCACAAACACTCATAGCAATTTTGCCATTGTTTGGATTACAGAGGGGGTGGTGGCATCTATAATAAGTTTCTGTTTACCCGAGGATAAAAAAATGCCTGTGAGATGCAAGGATGATAACCAATAGTAAAGCTTAAATTATGTAATAGAGCAAAAGAAATGCGATTCGAACAAAAACATGTGATCCTGTTGTGGGGCATTATAGCTGGAGTAGCAAAACAGATTAAACAACTGACCAAACCGTTTTAACAGGCTTTATTTGACTGATGGAAGGAGAGAACAGATCATAATACAAATAGTTCTTGTCATCTCTCAAAACTGAGAACATGAGATCTTCTTTCATGTCTCTACCTCAAACTCTGATGGAGATTTCGTCATTTGTAAGGATTCCTTTTTTTGACCGAAATTTGTAAGGATTCTAGAGAGGGCACAGGGCATCCAAATTATGTTAGCAAGCCAAATTATGGAGGAACAACCAATCCCTGGAGTATCTCCGTAAAACCACATTGGGGGCACATAAGTTGTATAAAGCACGCCGCATTATGACACAGAATCCACAAAATTGTGCTGAACATTACAATGCTGATGGATACTCACATGCCTGAGGCAGTAGCCCCTTCTCGTGCACCACTCCTCCTGCACAGCACAGGTCGACCAAATCAACACTTTCCCAGAGCCTAGAAAAGAAAAGAATAGCGCAAATTTCCAAGCAGGGATTCAGGCAGGGACTGCAGCCGGCAAGATAATGAATCAGGGGACGCACCCCAGTTCTGGAGCCGCCGGTTTTTCAAAATCTTCCACTTGGGCGCCGGTGCCTGGTATATCTGCAACGGAAGCCGCCACCAGAGAGAGCCTCAAAGTCAAACCACACGAGCAAGACTGAAGAAAGCGAAACCAAAGTAGGGGATTGGGTGAGTAGTAGGAAGGAGAGGATTAGTCCGGTACAGTACATGGTGGAGGAGCTGGGACTGCTCGGTCTGGGAGATGAAGTCGGGGACGTATAGGACGGTGGGGACGGAGCCGACGGCGTAGTCCCcggggatcctcaggcacaactcCGGCGAAGGGTTCCCCTCCGCCGCCGCTTTCTGGGTCGCCTTTTCCTCCATTGCTGCTTCGGCCGAGGATGCTCGTGCTACTTCCCTGAAATCATTGGTTAAGGGCAAACCTGGCCGGGCCGTGTTTTTAAGACCGGCCCGCGGGCATAGATTTTGGGCAGGCACGGCAGGCAAATAAAAGGGCCGGGGTGGCCTTCGGCCCGCCATGGATCAAGGTCCATCCCTGAAGTCAAGCCTTAAGGCAGGCCCGGCAGAGATATCCTATTTGACGCTCTTTGCgtcaaactgccggcgcttcgcacaCGCGAGCGACCGAGAGCATT
Coding sequences within:
- the LOC123077320 gene encoding uncharacterized protein isoform X2 — its product is MKQKSQGISSGIYRYTHRCESGVNIHDIFVERSAFRVLFSYVGATCLLANVCRTLLSKESLCLGSFWSVPFSAIISKCLQYNPVKKAFGIQLEQHFWSGRVDRKFVPISKILQPVLNECVTPVTCYWSLALLLRDEDETMLVFQNLHPPVKLLLPIWKALCAFTNTGSISPSVVLRQDDLHKHVDQDGAVDS
- the LOC123077320 gene encoding uncharacterized protein isoform X1: MKQKSQGISSGIYRYTHRCESGVNIHDIFVERSAFRVLFSYVGATCLLANVCRTLLSKESLCLGSFWSVPFSAIISKCLQYNPVKKESLVIMPAFGIQLEQHFWSGRVDRKFVPISKILQPVLNECVTPVTCYWSLALLLRDEDETMLVFQNLHPPVKLLLPIWKALCAFTNTGSISPSVVLRQDDLHKHVDQDGAVDS
- the LOC123077319 gene encoding probable staphylococcal-like nuclease CAN1 isoform X2, which produces MYASHTRRLLRRDRGARAHGGAARRRASTPLLCLIGAILLVAISRHTLLPKMPFLGSFWRVSLAPGGYIPTPKSHGVKYELHTLPVDAKAVADGDTITVYVDTADPRESGNVPCEVQEAAAERTKARAAKNYEKADTLQKIIVDAGYRQVPGLTGEQVLAKKYRVRLRGIDAPENSMPYGREAKEELVKLVQGRTLKISIYDTDRYGRLVGDVDCNGVFVQEHMLKKGLTWHYTAYDQRPELAEAQAGGLGLWALPNPEKPWEWRKEKRTRKW
- the LOC123077319 gene encoding probable staphylococcal-like nuclease CAN1 isoform X1; translated protein: MYASHTRRLLRRDRGARAHGGAARRRASTPLLCLIGAILLVAISRHTLLPKMPFLGSFWRVSLAPGGYIPTPKSHGVKYELHTLPVDAKAVADGDTITVYVDTADPRESGNVPCEVQEAAAERTKARAAKNYEKADTLQKIIVDAGYRQVPGLTGEQVLAKKYRVRLRGIDAPENSMPYGREAKEELVKLVQGRTLKISIYDTDRYGRLVGDVDCNGVFVQEHMLKKGLTWHYTAYDQRPELAEWEKQAQAGGLGLWALPNPEKPWEWRKEKRTRKW
- the LOC123077318 gene encoding alpha-ketoglutarate-dependent dioxygenase alkB homolog 6 translates to MEEKATQKAAAEGNPSPELCLRIPGDYAVGSVPTVLYVPDFISQTEQSQLLHHIYQAPAPKWKILKNRRLQNWGGVVHEKGLLPQALPPWLTKITDRICQWTGLFPSAINHVLINEYHPNQGIMPHQDGPAYFPVVAIISLASPVVLDFTPHGKLRELEHTYLQNTQSDELQESNGSYKVEGTKEAGPASSSLLLMPCSLLIFKDQAYTDFLHGIQDNELHNLDKVANISQCPQFKHLSHDYSPGKADSSASSEPSGTFRRTTTRVSLTCRLVLNVHSKLFKF